The genomic interval AAGGCCAAGCTCCAGGCCGAGGCGGCCGAGAAGCTGGCCCAGCGTGCCGCCGAGCAAGACAAGCTCCAGGAAGCCACCGCGCAGCGCGTCGGCCGCCAGATGCCCGACCTGGTGCCGGTCGAGCAGCCGACGCCCTACCTGCAAGCCAAGGGCATCGAGGCCCACGCCGGCGTGTTCACCGACCGCGAGGGCCAGAAAACCTACATCCCCGCCTTCGACGTGGACGGCAAGCAGTGGACGATGCAGTACATCCAGGAGGACGGCACCAAGCGGTTCGCCAAGGACAGCAAGAAGGAAGGATGCTTCCACCCGGTCGGCGGCATGGATGCGCTGGCCGCAGCGCCGGCGCTGGTGATCGCCGAGGGCTATGCCACGGCCGCGAGCCTGGCCGAAGGGCTGGGGCATGCCACCGTGGCCGCGTTCGACTCGGGCAACCTGCCGCACGTGGCCCGCGCCCTGCGCGAGAAGTTCCCCGACAAGCCCATCGTGATCGCCGGCGACGACGACAAGGCCCAGGAGATCGAGCGCGGCCACAACCCCGGCCGCGCCAAGGCCGAGGAAGCCGCGAAGGCCGTAGGCGGCAAGGCCATCTTCCCGATCTTCGCGCCGGGCGAGCAGCAGGCGAACCCCAAGGGCTTCACCGACTTCAACGACCTGGCGAACAAGAGCGAGCTGGGCCGCGACGGCCTCAAGCGCCAGGTCGGCGCAGCCGTGGGCCAGGTGCTGATCGAGGAAGGCCGCCGACAGCAGCAGGAGCAGCGCCAGGAGCGTGCGGAGAAGCAACAGCAGCAGCCGGAACGCCCGCGCCGCGCGGCACGCATCGGCTAAAGTCCCGGAGGGCTGCAACCACACGCGCGGTTTCCTCCCTCCCTGGCCGCCGGCAGTCATCGCCGCCTCGCACCCCGAGGCGGCTTTTTTTTGCTCGAGCATCGCCGCATCCGACGATGCCACCAGGCCCGCGCACGTCGAGCTGCAGCATCGCCATTTCCGGCGATGCACGCCGGCGCGGTCGACCATCGCCAGTTCCGACGATGGCGGCCGCCCTGCCCGCCTGGATCTCGCATCGCCATTTCGGGGTCTCCTCGTTTTCAGTGCAATAAGTGACGGTACGCAAAGCTAGCACTGGCGCGGGGGTGGTCTGGGTAGACCGTTGATTTCATTGACTTTCCTGTTCGCTTTGTAAACGGGTATGGTGGCCTCCCACTTTTGAGGTTCACGATGCAGGGTTGGCACACAACGTTTTTGGGGATGCGTGGGCTCCCCCGCGATATCAGCGACTTCGAGATGAAGGCATTTTTCACCTTCGATGGTGCCGAGCGCGACGCAATCAATGCACGCCGAGGTGATTCCCACAAGCTTGGTCTGGCGCTCCATATTGGTTTCCTGCGCATGAGTGGGCGTTTGCTCGGTGCCTTTCGGGTAATTCCAGTAGCCTTGTGGCGCCACCTTGGCAACGAGCTTGGCATTGCAGCACCAGAAGTCGCCTCGCTGAGAGCCATGTATGAACGCGGGCGCACGCTATTCGATCACCAACAAGTAGCCTGCACGGTCCTTGGATTCCAGTGGATGAGCGAGCACCAGCGCCGCTCACTGGTACGTGAACTGCGCGACGAAGTGGCGCGCTGCGCCGACCGCGATCAGCTACTCGTGCGGGCGCGTCAATGGCTGTACAAGAACAAGCTGGTGATCGTGCACGAGCGGGCAATTCGGACACTGATTGCGGCGGCACTTGCCCAGCTTGAAGTTGAAACAGGCACCGCCATCGCCGCCAGCGTTGATCCAGCAACACTTGATCGCTGGCGAGCCTCAGTTTCAGAGCTGCGCCCAGATGGACAAACCCAGCAGAGTTGGCTATGGGCTGCACCGGCGAAACACTCAACCCGCCAAATCAGCGAGGTACTGGAGCGCA from Cupriavidus nantongensis carries:
- a CDS encoding DUF4158 domain-containing protein gives rise to the protein MKAFFTFDGAERDAINARRGDSHKLGLALHIGFLRMSGRLLGAFRVIPVALWRHLGNELGIAAPEVASLRAMYERGRTLFDHQQVACTVLGFQWMSEHQRRSLVRELRDEVARCADRDQLLVRARQWLYKNKLVIVHERAIRTLIAAALAQLEVETGTAIAASVDPATLDRWRASVSELRPDGQTQQSWLWAAPAKHSTRQISEVLERIDLLYTLDVHKHLADIPDLILRRYARRLVSRPPSAGAKIKEPARTVEVATRAGASMAVQEQAGDRARAGNSDTDCGGTCPA